The window TTTGCCGCGAAGAACTGCAATCAAATTTTTATGATTACCTGGTGTTTGGCCATCGCCACCTGCCTTTAGATATACAAATGACACCCGGGAGCCGTTATATTAACCTTGGCGAATGGGTTAATTTTTTTAGCTACGCAGTATTTGACGGGGAGGAGCTGAAGCTGGAGTATTTTGAAAAACTTGATATGATGAGTGCTGATCGGTAGTATATTAGTCAGCAATGTTCACCTAATTTTAAACCCGCAAACAACTTATGAAGCAATTAAAACTAATAGCGATTTCCATCCTCTGCATTTTGACTGCATCATGCTCAAAGAAGAATAATACGGTTACGCCGGCCCTGCATACTGTTAAAATTACCATTAGCGGCAGCGCCGACTTTAATTTAACGGTAACAACCTCTACAACCGCCGGCGCAGCAGAAAAATTAGTGGCAAATTCGTTAGCTGTAGCCAAGGGAACAACCTATACTTATTCCGAACAATTACAATCAACGGGCTTCCTTTCATTTAGCCTGCTGTCTGATGTTTCCAATACCATCTCCTACACCATTTACAATGATGATAAAGTAGTACTACAGGATACAAACGGGCAGGCCTATACGCATACGATATTTGGCGTGGGCTATATAGTTCCGTAGTCAATTGTAAGTAAGAGAAGGATCTGGTCAATCGCCTTTAAAAGTTGATCCTGAAGAGGTAGCTCCTATGGAGCAAAAAGTGTATTATCTTGAAAAGGTTAACCGTTGGTAGCTGAAAAGGATAAATACGATTGCCTGAGGTGAGTTACCGAACACCGATACTTTCCTTCATGTCTTCATTGTTCGATTAATTACGGAAGCCTGGCTGGCAATTACCTCACCTTCTCCACCCGTATCCCCACATCACTCACTTCGTGCAGGGGGTTGTCGCGCATGTTTTGCTCAATCTCAAAATGGTAGATGCCTTTAGCAGGGAATTTAAAACCGCTTTGAAAAGGCACCTGGTAGCTATATAAATTGCCCGATCCTTTGCCCAGCCACTGGCCATCCTTACTGGCCAGTTTCAATTCGTAACGGGTGGTTTTAATGTAGCCGTTGGGGCTTTTTTGATGGATAAGTACAAACAGGTTGGAGTATTTGTAGGCATCGGTTACCCGCAGGTTAAAGTACAGGTTGTAGGCCGCCTTTTCGTCATCTATCTTACAATCAAACTTAGCCCGGTTTACGTACGACCAGTTATGATCGGCAATTTGTGTGTTGGTATCTACAATTGCGGCGGGATCGGTACAGCTACCCAACAGCATGGTGATTAGCACACATGTTGCCGGGTAAAGTATTTTGATAAACCGTTTCATTTTATTGTGGCGTATTATCCTGTGGCGGGTTATTGTTGTTCCGGTTTTGATTATTGGGGCGGTTTGGCCTGTGGCGCCTGTTGTTGCCGCTGCCTTCGGGTCTGCTGCCGCCTTCCAGCGGCGGGCGGTTGCCTTGCTGCTGTGGCTTTGGGCCCTGCTGCGGGCCGTGTTGCTGTTGCGGCCTTGGGCCTTGTTGCGGGCCATGCTGCTGCTGGGGTTTTTGCCCCTGCTGCTGTGGTGTACGGTTGCCCTGGTTTTGAGGCGGCTTGTTGCCCTGCTGCTGCGGCCTGTTGCCCTTTGGCGGGCGGTTACCTTCGGGGGCACCGGCCGGGCGCTCGGCTACCGGGGCTGCGCCTTGAGGACGGGGCTGGTTTGCAGGCCTGCCATCGGCACCGCCAGTTTTTTGCTGCTGGTTGCGGTTTTTATTGTTGTTGTTTTTCTTTTGATTTTTGGCGCGGTTACGGTCGTCTAAACGGGTAAGGCTATCCTGCCCAACTACGTTTTCGTAGTCAAGGGCTTTTATTACCTCGGTTTCTTCCATCTCCAGCTCGCCCAGGTCGGCAGGTATAATACCTTCACGGTTTTGCTGCTGAATTTCTTTAACTTTGGCTATGGGCATGGGTATCCACGCTTCTTCGCGCGGGTAACTAAACCACATGATCTTTTTAAATATGTCGGTTTTTTGCAAACGGGCATCGCCTTTTTCGGTTTTAAGCACGTTTACATTATCAGGGATGTGCTTTAGCGCATCCATGTAGGTATCCAGCTCGTAATTTAAACAGCACTTAAGCTTACCACACTGGCCTGCCAGCTTCAGGGTATTTAACGACAGGTTTTGGTAACGTGCTGCCGATGTAGATACTGTTTTAAAATCGGTTAACCAGGTTGAGCAGCAAAGCTCGCGGCCGCAGGAGCCAATACCGCCTAAACGGCTTGCTTCCTGGCGCATACCTATCTGGCGCATCTCGATACGGATGCGGAAGGTTTCGGCCATTTTTTTGATCAGCTCCCTGAAATCAACACGGCCTTCGGCAGTGTAATAAAAAGTAGCTTTGGTTTTATCGCCCTGGTAATCCACGTCGCTCAGCTTCATGTTCAGGTTTAAATCAAGGGCCAGCTTGCGCGATTTGTGCATGGTTTCCCACTCCAGGTCCTTGGCCATTTTCCATTTATCCACATCGGCAACGGTAGCACGGCGATAGATTTTTTTAACTACATCGGCCTCCTTTACATGGCGCTTGGTCATTTGCATGCGCACCAGTTCGCCGGTGATAGATACGTGGCCAATATCATAGCCACCGGTGGTAGCTTCCACGGCAACCAAATCACCTGCTTCCAGGTAAATATTATCGTTATTGAGGTAAAATTCCTTGCGCGAGCCTTTAAATTTTACTTCGATAACAGGAAAAGGCTTATAATTTGTTGGCATATCCATGTGGGACAGCCAATCGTAAACATCTAATTTGCTGCAACCGTTGGTAAGGCATGAGCCATTACTTTTGCAGCCCGCAGGTGAGCATCCGCCCCCTGTTGAGCAACTTCCACATCCCATAATTAACTTGGTATATATTGACTCCCCGAGGGGATGGTTTTTAAATTTAATATTTTTATAATCTGTAAAGATACATCTAAAAATAAAATTTTAGGGTTTGCATTTCTCTCTACATGATAGTGTGCTTTTTCAAGCTCGGTACTTATATATTGAGCCTTGTTAATATCAAGGACGTTGGTCATTTTTTGGGCGGTTTCCAACTCTTTTGCGGGCAGGTGCACCAGGTTGCCGGCACCGGCCATCAGCAGGCAGCACTCGCGGATAAAGCTGATACCATAGCGTAAAAAATTCTTCTGGTTTTCGCGCCCCATTTTGGCAAAGCTATCTACAAAAGTTAAAACCTCCAGCCCTTTGTTGCTGAAACACAGGCGCAGCCATTGTACAAAAAGTTCATGATAGCTCTTGGTATCCTGCTGCAGCATGGTAAGCGCCTCGGTTAAGTTACCATTGGTTAGGTAAGCAATTTCGCCGGCGGCATCTTCGGTTTGGTGGTGCTGGTCTATCAGGTATTCTTTTACTTCTGCCGAATGCAGGCAAGGTATTTTAATGAGCTGGGTGCGGCTCAGGATGGTATTCAGTATCTGGTCC is drawn from Mucilaginibacter ginsenosidivorax and contains these coding sequences:
- the ricT gene encoding PSP1 domain-containing protein produces the protein MGCGSCSTGGGCSPAGCKSNGSCLTNGCSKLDVYDWLSHMDMPTNYKPFPVIEVKFKGSRKEFYLNNDNIYLEAGDLVAVEATTGGYDIGHVSITGELVRMQMTKRHVKEADVVKKIYRRATVADVDKWKMAKDLEWETMHKSRKLALDLNLNMKLSDVDYQGDKTKATFYYTAEGRVDFRELIKKMAETFRIRIEMRQIGMRQEASRLGGIGSCGRELCCSTWLTDFKTVSTSAARYQNLSLNTLKLAGQCGKLKCCLNYELDTYMDALKHIPDNVNVLKTEKGDARLQKTDIFKKIMWFSYPREEAWIPMPIAKVKEIQQQNREGIIPADLGELEMEETEVIKALDYENVVGQDSLTRLDDRNRAKNQKKNNNNKNRNQQQKTGGADGRPANQPRPQGAAPVAERPAGAPEGNRPPKGNRPQQQGNKPPQNQGNRTPQQQGQKPQQQHGPQQGPRPQQQHGPQQGPKPQQQGNRPPLEGGSRPEGSGNNRRHRPNRPNNQNRNNNNPPQDNTPQ
- a CDS encoding DNA polymerase III subunit, with product MQFKEIVGQAATKQRLLNSVAENRVSHAQLFLGPEGSGSLALAVAYAQYLSCEDKQPDDSCGVCSSCRKYNKLMHPDLHFSYPFFAKHKDDTALTFIEQWREAFGANPYLNLDAWRGYLDAENKQANINIAECHQIIKKLSFKPFESAYKILILWLPEYLDKEGNALLKIIEEPQPNTLFILVAQNQDQILNTILSRTQLIKIPCLHSAEVKEYLIDQHHQTEDAAGEIAYLTNGNLTEALTMLQQDTKSYHELFVQWLRLCFSNKGLEVLTFVDSFAKMGRENQKNFLRYGISFIRECCLLMAGAGNLVHLPAKELETAQKMTNVLDINKAQYISTELEKAHYHVERNANPKILFLDVSLQIIKILNLKTIPSGSQYIPS
- a CDS encoding gliding motility lipoprotein GldH — encoded protein: MKRFIKILYPATCVLITMLLGSCTDPAAIVDTNTQIADHNWSYVNRAKFDCKIDDEKAAYNLYFNLRVTDAYKYSNLFVLIHQKSPNGYIKTTRYELKLASKDGQWLGKGSGNLYSYQVPFQSGFKFPAKGIYHFEIEQNMRDNPLHEVSDVGIRVEKVR